The DNA region AGTGCAGAAGTGCTGTTTGTCAGAGCTAGAGAAGCATTGTTTGGCCCTTGGGATGTTCTGGAGAGGCCCTGGAAGCCTCAGAGAAAGGGTAGACTGTGCTGTCAGGGATGTGTAAGGTGGTTAAATCCGCCTCTGTCAGCAATGGCTGTAAATACATCCCCTTGTCTCCAGCCTCCTAGGTGAGTGCCGGAGCTGTTCCAGGGCTCAGGGTCATGCAGCAAGGTCCCAGCTGAGcatcctgctggctgctgtcagGGAATTGTGTCAGACACTCACCCACGGCACGGTTACATTCAGCAGGCCTGAATTCCACTTACGCCTTGCTCTCTGTTacctccagctggctctgtgCCCGCAGGGCTCGAGCAGCCAAAAGAAACGTCAGGCACGGGCACAGCCCCTGGGAGCAGTGAGCTGGGGATCCGGCTGTGCTGGGACTCTGTGCCCCACTGCAGGCAGGAGGACAGGTCAGCCTGCAGCGTTCGGAGCAGAGCTGCGTCCTGCCCCATCTGTTGTCCCAAGCCACTTATTTTAGTGAGGAGGGTGAACACCAAGGTTATCATTAATTATGGAGGCAAATAAATACTGCGCTACTCTTGTACAGGTTCCCAAGGCTTGAGAACAAGCCTCACATCATGGGTTGGCTGTTGAGTTATAGGAGCTAAAAGCCGTCATTTGGGTGTGTTTTTCATTGAGATCTCTGGGAAGCTTTCCTGGCCTTGGGCTGATCAGAGCTAAGCCTCAGGTATTGCAGCTCAGCGGTGCATTACAATTCTCACtggatttattttctccaatctcaattctggaaaagaaatattactattttatttctcctgttaTTAACATCAATCCAGGATGAAATTGAAAACCCGCCTCTCTCTGCTTCTGAGATAATCTGATCAGGGTGGTTTataataagtatttttaatgcagttttatCTTGCTTGACAGATGATTTTGAAAACAATTGAAATTtagtgaggaaaacaaaatatggtAAATTGATGCTTTTGCTGGATGCGCAGTTGCCATAAGGGCTGCTCTGGCTTGACTGTCCAGATGCTTCCTGTTGTTTGATGCTATGTTTGGGATGGCTGAAAGCAGAGTTTGGTGTGCCTTGGTCTCTCTCCCTTTTAGAGACGCCCGTGTTTTCTGTGCTGACAGGCAGTTGTTAACAGAGCAGAACCTCAGTGTCTCTTTAACAAAGGTCAGAGGTTGAATGAGGTGGCTCGGGGCTCAGGTCTACCTGTCCCTGTGATGTGGTGCTATTGCCAAATGGCTATAGGTGGGTTCCGGAGAATTCAGTACAGTGACGTCTTTGTGCAGAATTCTAACAGGTAGGAGGTTTTTGCAGCTGTAGTTGCAGGTGGTGACGTAGCTCTTTGCCTTGCTACGCCTATGTGTCACCCACTGCTGTCTccttatctctctctcctttctttttgctttagaTCAGCCACGATGCTTTGGTCTCTGTGCCTGCAAGAATATTCTACCACCATTGTTTCCAGCTAGAAACACGCGATCCGAGCAGCTGCCATGGAAACAGGCTGCACGGAGGAGGCTGCCAGGACCCGGTCGCAgtctgcagcatgcaggcagtGCAAGGGCAGTGAGCAGCAGCCGGAGGAGAACGTCGAGCGACTGTCCCAGCGGAGCGATGCCTCAGCcgtggctgcagagcagcagcagccccaggcaccCTCCGGCAAGCTGAAAAAAACTGCTTTCAAGTTATTTGGAGGGAAGAGGAGTATATGTACACTGCCGAGTTTCTTCAGCGGCAGAAACAAAGGCCAGGGGAAAGGAGCTTCTAAAAAGGGGCTCAGTAAAAGTAAGACCCACGATGGGATCAGTGGCACTGCATATGATGAGGGCAGTGGGGCACAGTTGGAAAGCCCTTCAGATGGAAGCAGGGATTCCCATCCTTGCCTGCTGCCAAGCTCCCAAAGCGTTCACGTGGCCATAGACACCAGCATCAAGTTTGATTTTGGCAGGCAGGATGGCTCTCCACCAGGGAGTATTGAGGGCTATGAGAAGAAGCCCAATGGAGACAAGTCATCCTTCCCCAGACCGAAAAAAGGCCTGAAGGGACTTCTGAACAGCATCCGGCGTCACCGTAAGAGCAAGGTTGCTGAGTGTGAGAAAACAGAGCTCTCTGAGTGGCCTGCGGATCCGGAGGAGGCCAGCAAAGCTCACGGCACGAAAGCGGAAACTCCTGGAGCTGTGGAGGAAGGAGGACCTGGGTCTGTCCCTGTTGCTGCAGCTTGcccagggagctcagcaggTAACTGCTTGGTGCGCACAGCAGCTGACTTTGGGGAGGCTGCTGAGCCAGACTGGTTCCAGGCTGATAAGGGCAGCTGTGAGGGTGATATGGTGGTAGTGCCTGGGGGCAAGGATGATCTGGATGCAAAATCAGAGGTAGATGCTGTTGTCTACACAGAGTCCAACTACAGCCATCTCCCTGTGGCCCTTCATCCAGACAACGACCCTCCCTCATTACATTCTGGGGACCAGCTGAGTCTCCTCTTTGGAGACGTCACATCCCTGAAGAGCTTTGATTCCCTTACAGGGTGCGGAGACATCATTGCCGAGCCTGACATCCTCAGCATTGCTGAGAGCACGATCTCTGTAGAGCGCAGCCGAGACACTGCTAAACGGAGCCCATGCCTTGTCACCTaccagggaggtggggaggagATGGCCATGTCTGAGGAGGAGTACCTCCAGCAGATATGGGACAGCACCGCTGAAGAGGGCAGGAGCTATGAAGCCCCGCTGCCTCCAGCTGTGAGCAGTCCCGAACTGCAGGCAGTGAGTAGCAAGTTGGAGACACGTGGTTTGCGTGAAGGGGAGGTCCACCCCTATGCTAGTGGGGCAATGGATGGGGTCGAGCTCCTGACACCGCAGAGCGACCAGCAAGAGTCTGCACCTAATAGTGATGAGGGATATTATGACTCCACCACACCAGGACCAGAGGATGAGACTGGGGATGGACTTTGCGAGATCAAGAAGGACCGTCTTCCCAGAGACAGCTACAGCGGTGATGCACTTTATGAGTTTTACGAGCCTGATGACACACTAATGAGCCCCTCTCATGGGGAGCAATCCCTGTTTGAGAGCAAAGTCTCTCATCCAGAGGTCTTTAGCTACTTCTTGGACTTCTGCCTCCCTGCTGAGAAGAACTTGATCCAGATGATGGATCAGAAGAGGGGGGTTATGGAAACCGAAGAAGAGCGGCTAGCTGCCATTCagaaagagctgctgttttGGGAGCTGCAGAGGGAACCGGGCTTGAAACGACTTGAAGTTCCCAGCAAAGAGAAGTGTCCCAGGGAAAAACAGCATGTTGAATGTAAAACTAGAGCAGCCAACTTGATTGGCAAAAATCAGAGTTGCCTTGGTAGTGAGCAGATTGCCTCTCAAGCTCTAAACAGGAGTGTGAATGGTGGGGTTTTGGTGGCTAGAGCTGAAAATCCAGAGTGGAGTGATTTTCCAGGGCCTTTGTGTCCAGAGAACTGTTACAACAGCCAAAAAGCGCAAGGAAGTTGCCTTATTCAGCTCATGAAGAACAACCCAGGATTGAATTCTGATCCAGACTGTGCACTGTTTGGGGGGTCCCTCCATGGCAGTGCAGCTTCAGCCAAACTGGGGATGTTCCCCAGCCACAGACCCCTGGAGCATGAGGGCTGCTCACAGAGCGACCACCACAGTGGGGTGGAGGCTGCTGGCAGAGAGCCCCAGGCTGACCGTGAGTGCGAACCTGAGCACGCCATGAGCTTCTCACAAGCTCTGGTGGAGTTCACCAGCAGTGGCaccctcttctccagcctgtcgGAAAGCCTGGGCAGCTCCGACTCTGGCTCTTCCTTCACTCAGAACCTCCCCGTCCTTCCCACCATGGTCACATTTGACATTGTCGATGTGgagcaggaaggggaaggggagtGCGAGCAGCACCTCGAGATGAATGCTGATGAAGACATGGCTGCATCCTTTGAGGCCTTCGATGAGAGCTATGTGCAGAAGGAGTCGTTTGCTGAATGTGACGAGAGAATGTTCCTGGGGTACCCCCAGGGCTCCTTCCAGAGCTGTAACTGGGGGGTTGCCAGCCTGCCCAGGCACCTGCGTCTGCatgagctcagccctgccatGCCAGCACCTCTCTCCCTTAACAGGAGGAGCAGGTCGCTTGACACGGAGAGCCTGGAGTTTGAACTTGCGGAATTGCAGATTTCCAAGAACGGCCTTAAGCCTTGCCAGCTGTGGTCAAAATGGGACAAAAAGTACTCAGATGGagcaagaagcagcaggagcaaaGAGGAGGCAGAACTGTCAGCTCCTGAAGGTGGGGAGGCCAATGGTGTGCTGAGCTGGCCGGGCTtgcagcacctgcagtacaACACCGAGCTGGCTCCTGGGGGGATCAAACCCTGGGGTTTTGCTCCAGCTGCTgggatgcagagcagctgggagccATCTGATCGGTCAGGTGCAGACTCCCCCTTTTTGCCCCTTTCGAGGAGCAGTGCCAGAGAAACTCTGGAGAGGCAGCCCCAAGATCTGGGGCCAAACAGGCTCCTGGTCAGGCCATCCAACTTACCTCTGCAGCCTGACACGAGGCAGCCCCAGGAGGCGTCTGGGTCGTATAGGTATTGCGGAGAAGCCCCGGCCAAAAAGCTCGCACGCGTCCTCCCGCTGGGGGAGCCAGAGCCACCACAGTGCATCAGCTTTGCCCAGTCCCCAGAGAAACCAGCCAAGTGCAAACCTGTCGGTGTCACCCAAGGAATGCCCCAGTTCCGCGACAGCGATGACACCGAAACCTTAAAAAGCTCAGCCTGCTTCACAGAGCGCTACGGGAGTGCCGGCAAGGAGCTGCTGAAAGCGAGAGCTGCGCCGGGGAACGCGCTGCCCAGCGGCTGCCTGAGCACTGCAGTGAATGTAATGGGAGCCAAATAGCTCCTGCTGGGTGGCTGGGAAGTGGGGAAAGGGGTGAaaagggaggggggggagggagaaagtGAACACTAACGAGTGACTTATGTCAAACCGGGCCAACAAAGATGAACTCCTCTTGCAGCTGCAGTACATAGTCTCCGTGCTGCTGCCgttctgcactgctgtgggTACTCTGGTTTGGTGCAGAGCAACCTCCTAGATTCATAGATTAACACTGAggcacttttgttttttttccagtgcgATCCACCACTCTCGAACACAGTACACGATGCAAAATGTGGTAGCAGCCCCAGTGCACAATCCCATTGCTGCTAGAATAAAATCTGGAAATGGACCCATTTCTAGTATGGCAGGTTTGTTCTCTGCAGACAAAGGGCACCAtcacctttaaaaaaagaagctgagCAATTGGCAGCTGTGAAGGAGTGAGGAGCATTGCTGCGCTGTGACCTCGCTCGCTGTGTTGGTTGGCTGTGAGCGGTCGCTTCTCCCACGTGGGGGTTTCTCACCATAGGGCtgggctgcagtgtgtgctCTGGGGGACATTCCTGATTCCTGGAGTCTCCacttcagagctgcagccaggagagcaCGTCCTGGGGAAGCTTTCAAAAGAAGTTGggtttcttcctcttctctgtgaaatgctttttttttttttttttgacaaacttTTAACATCTTCCATCTTGATCTTGATTTGGggagctgcagaggaaggaTGCAGGTTATTTTGAGAGCAAGGACAGGGGGCAATTCAGCTGCAAGGGGAACTTtgctgtaacttttttttttcctgcctgaaAGGAAAGTAGGAATGTTTGTGTGCGTGCTGATAACGTTTTCCAGTTCTAGCTTTAATGTGCTCAAGAATACAGTGTGCAGAGAGATGTTCTATTGATGAATTCCCTTTCAAGAACAAAGTGTCAGTCCCTTTTCTCTGTCACGGTCTCTCTTCATGGTGTGTAATTTCCAGCTGAAGCCTTTCCTATGCTTTGTACCTCATCCCCATCCTCTCCCAGGCCAAGGGCACGTGTATGACTTCTCTTAAATAAGCTAAACTTGCATTGGGCCTGTAGCTGTAAAGTTGCTGTTgctgtgttgctttttgttttacattttgtttttattttctttacataaaCTCATACGAGGAAAGTATTCTATTAATTGGAATACAGGATGTAGCACAGCCTAAATTAGGCTTCATAACTTCTTCCTTCTAACGGGAGGGAACAAAAATGCCGATGATTGCTGCAGgcttttgattttctgttttttcttttaattcctcTTTTGAACAAATGTGGAGAAGGAACACAAGCGTAGGAGACCAACATTCTGAGGAGATTGTCAGAGCTCTTGGAAACACCTGTTTGAGGAtaacagagcagagctgacatCCTTCCTGAAGAAGTTCTCAGTGTCCATGTTGATCTGAAGCACGTTAGTCTCTAAACCAAACCTTTCCTTGAGCTGAACTTTTGCAGACTCATAGCCTCTTGCCATCGGGCAGAAGGAAAGGACCTAAGAGATGGAGGAATGGAAACAGGTGGCTGGCAaccccccctccctccctggCCTACCTTGCCTTCCCAGATGCTATTGCACAATAGGTATGCAGCTCGGGAACTTAAGAGAGGCAGATGAGGATGTTGGTGAACATCCATCCAGGAGATTCTGTAGGGTGAGTCAGTCGCCCAGAAACCCCAAAACTGCCTTtgccaggaaaagaagaagggtGATTGTCATAGGGGACTCTGTTCTGAGGGGAACTGAGGGTCCAATATGCTGACCAGACTCTTTCCCACAAAAAAGTCTGCTGCCAACCTGGGGCCTGGGTCATGGATGTCATGGAAGCTCCCTAGTCTGGTACAGCTCTGGTTATTACCTGCTTCTGGCAGTGCAGGCTGGCAGTGTTGAAGTTGAGGAGAGAAGCAAATAGCCCAGCTCAAGTGCACCACATCACTGGTGATGAACTGTGGGGTGGAACGCCACAATCAGAGGGGCTGCGTGCTGCTGAGATCCTTCATTCTGCTCCATGAGGTGCTGGGTACGATGAATCGCTTCTGAAATGCTTCTACATCAACACACAAGGAACAAGCAAGAAGAGCTAAAAGCCTTGGCTCAGTCCCAGAGCTACTACATCATTGGTGTAAGCAAAACCTGGTGGGAAGAGCCCTGTGGCTGGTGTGCTGTGATGGGTGGTTATAGGCTCTTCAGAAAAGATAGGCAGGGCACCAAGAAGGCGGTGGGCATGGCTGAGAGTTGCAGGAGTTCAGCAAGCGTCTGGGCAGTGCTCGTAGACACAGGTCTGATCTTTGGGTGCTCctctgtggagccaggagtgTGACTTGATGATCTGTAGGGGcctcttccaacttgggatattctatgagtCACTTTCTGTGGCTTACAAAACCTCCTATTTCTGTCCAACTGACTGTAATTCAGTTACTGATGAATTAGGTGTCCTTCTTCCCAAGTTGCcaattttctgcttctctttgcagCAGAGGTTGTAACATTAAATAAATCACAAACTGGAAATAGGGCAGTGATGCCCTTCTCCAGAGCCTGGCACGCCATGGGggtgcagggctctgctcagcactggttTGGAGCTGAGTCCTTTCCCAGAGCAGCTCACCGCCTGCTGCCcacacctgcagcacaggtaCACGTGTGGCTGTGGTTGGAAACGTGGGCAGCTCCCTGGTACTGCTCTAGTTGTAAGGTACCAAGGCATGAAGagcctttctgttttgttttcctaagcaAATTGGGtcctttgatttcttcttgAGATGAGGCTTTTACTGTCCTGTTCTTGTATGTCCATGAAGGAACAGGGAAAGGCGAAGCTGGAATTCCTTATTGGCAGCTCCACTTATGTGtatgttgttgtttgtttgttttctgaacagaCTCCTGAGGCTTGAGCAGATCCATCACTGTGTCCTTGGGATTAAAccttcatttttcagtgcttaTGCCACGAGCATCCCCTAACAAATGCTCCTAACTCCCTCTTGCTCAGAGTGAGCTCAGCCGAGCTCTGCTGCAACTCAGTGCCGATTCCAAAGAAAGGATCCCGTAGTTATCACTAGCAACACCAGAGATGTCACAACACAAATAGGTGCTCACTGGAATCGATGGCCTCTGCAGTGGCCGCTTACAGGAATTTTTAACCATTATCTCGTTTTACCGTGTCACCAAAGGCATCTTGTGGCTCAAAGGGGTTTTGCGCGGTGTTTGTTTGTAAATGATGCAGCCTTTGCCAAAGTTCTGGTGAAGGATGAAAGTGTCTCAGTGCTAAAATGAATGTTCAGTTGCAAATGCATGTCTGTagtaataattattttgttgtaGGTACGTAGTGGGAAGACTTACTGGACAACAGTTCCTAGACTCTGATGTGTGAAAGCAATACAGCCAAGACTTGATAATCTGACTTTATACCAAAGGTTTCTCCTCTTAATTTGATTTGAACTAAACGAATCAAGTATCTGTTGATTTAAAAAGAGGtttctaaaagcattttaaaaataatttattgaatTATTGGAGTATTCTGCCCCATTAACccaaagaaataagaattttcaATATACTAACCTGGTCTGTAAATTGTCACTGCCATAGGTTGGATTTCAGTACCTAATGTATTCCTTCTTCTATAATACCTGCCTGCTATGGAATAGTTAGGACTTGATCTTCCCACTATGCTTTACTAGAAGGGAGTTACAAAGGGACTACGGGTTGAATGCCAAATACAAGCTCCTGGGTCTTGATCTTGTCCCCCTATGGCTTTGGGAGAGATTTCTCACAGCTGCATAGTCCAAATTAACACATCACTAGAGGGGGGAAATACTCATTCTTGTGTGGTGTTAACCCATTTTCAGAAGCAGTGCATCTTGGAATGAAAGGATAAGCTTTAAGGGGGTCCTTTATCCTTTCTCTGACCTACCAGGCTGTTTGTTGATGATTGGGAATCCTTAGTGGCCAGCCTTTGTTGAAGCCAAACANNNNNNNNNNNNNNNNNNNNNNNNNNNNNNNNNNNNNNNNNNNNNNNNNNNNNNNNNNNNNNNNNNNNNNNNNNNNNNNNNNNNNNNNNNNNNNNNNNNNTTTTCTTGCAAAGTGTCTCTGAAATCTGTATGGAAAGATAGtaagagaaggaggagagaaaaccAGGAGTCTTCAGCTCCTGCTATGCACCAGGCACATCAGAGTGATGGCAGAGCAGGATCTGAGCAAAGCTGCAGGTTGTTCTTCAGCTGTGTATAAGACCTGTTTCCCACAGAGGTACTTTTAAAGATACTTCCTTGGTTGTGCAGCGTGGTGAGAGCAGCGGGAGATTGTTTCAGCCACATTCAAATGCCCTAACACTACCTAGATGTGGCTGTCACTTCCACTGCACCCCTGTGCCATCCCCTGACACCGGGTAAACGCAAAGGCTGTTCCCCAGTGGCCGTGCTTGTGGATGACTCAGGCAGGAGTTGCACTTCATGTTCCCAGACAAAAATCCCTGAAGTCTGAAATCCCACTTCTCTGCTCAAGGAGTATCATTAAATGTCATTTTACTCTTACTAAAAGTGATTCATGTTACTGCTGAGGGCTTAAGTATCTCTCTTGGCTGAGTGCCTATGATTGTGCaggatttttaaattaaaaatgcatgctaATATTAAACTATTGCTATCTGTTTGGTAAAATATTGTTAAACTGACCATGGAAGAGACTAGAAACCCAGCCCATGTTATCTGGAAGTGACTGTTACGCCTGGCCGGCCTTCATCAGGGATACATTCTGCTAACTGCTAGTTCTTTCATTCCAGCATTGCTGTTGAAATGGAGGCAAATGTAAGAGTGTGTGCTTCCAAACACCCTTGGCAGAGTGGGCCATTGGCTTTGGTTCAGACTCCTGGTCACTATTAAGCTCCTGCAAAATGTCAGTGTGACATCAGCTCTGCACAGGTTGCTGTCTGCAAAACACAAGTACATCCTGCATTTCAAAGGTTGTGGAGTCTATTCATTCGGCTGCAGGAAGTCTCTCAGGGGAAGCATCCAGATCCCTAAAGCTTGGCATTCTTTGAATTGGCTGAACAATGCTTTGGAAATCACTCAGTGGTGTGGGAAGTGATTGCATGTTGATGGTGGAATGGAGCTGCCTGATTTGGTGGGTCTTGCTTAACATAAAGCAGCCTCTTCCCAGGAGAGGATTTAACATCACAAGAAGTCATTTCTCTACCAGCCTGCTCACACATGGGAGCCCTAGCAGCAACAAATCCCCATGGCAGATGCCCTCCACCTCCAAGGCAGTAGTGCTGGAGCTCTTTATTCTGCTGCATGTACTGTGTTGGGCACTCAGCTGATGCTGTGAACTTCATTATTTCAGTCTGAAATGCGCTGACACCCTGGGAAGTGTAATATCATGGGAACTTCACAGGGGTGATTCTTCCAGTTTGTAGGCTGCCCTGAGCAGTACCAGGCCTTCCTCTGAAGGGCCTGAGGTTAGCTTGTGCTGCTTGGGAATCCTCCAGCGGCTTGTCCAGCACTAATTCATCTTCAGTGTTCAAGGTGGAAGAGTGaagtttgtttcctttgcaAAGGCTGATATTGCTGTGTGATCTTCAAGCTCTATCTATGTAGCAGCATGCATtggtgctgcagctgagcaCGTGTAAATAACTCTTGCACTACTCTTGTTCTAGTCCTTAATTTAAAATCTTGGATGGAAATGAGGGCTTAGGTCCTGATGTTGGATTTC from Meleagris gallopavo isolate NT-WF06-2002-E0010 breed Aviagen turkey brand Nicholas breeding stock chromosome 9, Turkey_5.1, whole genome shotgun sequence includes:
- the AMER1 gene encoding APC membrane recruitment protein 1 isoform X2, encoding METGCTEEAARTRSQSAACRQCKGSEQQPEENVERLSQRSDASAVAAEQQQPQAPSGKLKKTAFKLFGGKRSICTLPSFFSGRNKGQGKGASKKGLSKSKTHDGISGTAYDEGSGAQLESPSDGSRDSHPCLLPSSQSVHVAIDTSIKFDFGRQDGSPPGSIEGYEKKPNGDKSSFPRPKKGLKGLLNSIRRHRKSKVAECEKTELSEWPADPEEASKAHGTKAETPGAVEEGGPGSVPVAAACPGSSAGCGDIIAEPDILSIAESTISVERSRDTAKRSPCLVTYQGGGEEMAMSEEEYLQQIWDSTAEEGRSYEAPLPPAVSSPELQAVSSKLETRGLREGEVHPYASGAMDGVELLTPQSDQQESAPNSDEGYYDSTTPGPEDETGDGLCEIKKDRLPRDSYSGDALYEFYEPDDTLMSPSHGEQSLFESKVSHPEVFSYFLDFCLPAEKNLIQMMDQKRGVMETEEERLAAIQKELLFWELQREPGLKRLEVPSKEKCPREKQHVECKTRAANLIGKNQSCLGSEQIASQALNRSVNGGVLVARAENPEWSDFPGPLCPENCYNSQKAQGSCLIQLMKNNPGLNSDPDCALFGGSLHGSAASAKLGMFPSHRPLEHEGCSQSDHHSGVEAAGREPQADRECEPEHAMSFSQALVEFTSSGTLFSSLSESLGSSDSGSSFTQNLPVLPTMVTFDIVDVEQEGEGECEQHLEMNADEDMAASFEAFDESYVQKESFAECDERMFLGYPQGSFQSCNWGVASLPRHLRLHELSPAMPAPLSLNRRSRSLDTESLEFELAELQISKNGLKPCQLWSKWDKKYSDGARSSRSKEEAELSAPEGGEANGVLSWPGLQHLQYNTELAPGGIKPWGFAPAAGMQSSWEPSDRSGADSPFLPLSRSSARETLERQPQDLGPNRLLVRPSNLPLQPDTRQPQEASGSYRYCGEAPAKKLARVLPLGEPEPPQCISFAQSPEKPAKCKPVGVTQGMPQFRDSDDTETLKSSACFTERYGSAGKELLKARAAPGNALPSGCLSTAVNCDPPLSNTVHDAKCGSSPSAQSHCC
- the AMER1 gene encoding APC membrane recruitment protein 1 isoform X3; this encodes METGCTEEAARTRSQSAACRQCKGSEQQPEENVERLSQRSDASAVAAEQQQPQAPSGKLKKTAFKLFGGKRSICTLPSFFSGRNKGQGKGASKKGLSKSKTHDGISGTAYDEGSGAQLESPSDGSRDSHPCLLPSSQSVHVAIDTSIKFDFGRQDGSPPGSIEGYEKKPNGDKSSFPRPKKGLKGLLNSIRRHRKSKVAECEKTELSEWPADPEEASKAHGTKAETPGAVEEGGPGSVPVAAACPGSSAGNCLVRTAADFGEAAEPDWFQADKGSCEGDMVVVPGGKDDLDAKSEVDAVVYTESNYSHLPVALHPDNDPPSLHSGDQLSLLFGDVTSLKSFDSLTGCGDIIAEPDILSIAESTISVERSRDTAKRSPCLVTYQGGGEEMAMSEEEYLQQIWDSTAEEGRSYEAPLPPAVSSPELQAVSSKLETRGLREGEVHPYASGAMDGVELLTPQSDQQESAPNSDEGYYDSTTPGPEDETGDGLCEIKKDRLPRDSYSGDALYEFYEPDDTLMSPSHGEQSLFESKVSHPEVFSYFLDFCLPAEKNLIQMMDQKRGVMETEEERLAAIQKELLFWELQREPGLKRLEVPSKEKCPREKQHVECKTRAANLIGKNQSCLGSEQIASQALNRSVNGGVLVARAENPEWSDFPGPLCPENCYNSQKAQGSCLIQLMKNNPGLNSDPDCALFGGSLHGSAASAKLGMFPSHRPLEHEGCSQSDHHSGVEAAGREPQADRECEPEHAMSFSQALVEFTSSGTLFSSLSESLGSSDSGSSFTQNLPVLPTMVTFDIVDVEQEGEGECEQHLEMNADEDMAASFEAFDESYVQKESFAECDERMFLGYPQGSFQSCNWGVASLPRHLRLHELSPAMPAPLSLNRRSRSLDTESLEFELAELQISKNGLKPCQLWSKWDKKYSDGARSSRSKEEAELSAPEVRSTTLEHSTRCKMW
- the AMER1 gene encoding APC membrane recruitment protein 1 isoform X1 translates to METGCTEEAARTRSQSAACRQCKGSEQQPEENVERLSQRSDASAVAAEQQQPQAPSGKLKKTAFKLFGGKRSICTLPSFFSGRNKGQGKGASKKGLSKSKTHDGISGTAYDEGSGAQLESPSDGSRDSHPCLLPSSQSVHVAIDTSIKFDFGRQDGSPPGSIEGYEKKPNGDKSSFPRPKKGLKGLLNSIRRHRKSKVAECEKTELSEWPADPEEASKAHGTKAETPGAVEEGGPGSVPVAAACPGSSAGNCLVRTAADFGEAAEPDWFQADKGSCEGDMVVVPGGKDDLDAKSEVDAVVYTESNYSHLPVALHPDNDPPSLHSGDQLSLLFGDVTSLKSFDSLTGCGDIIAEPDILSIAESTISVERSRDTAKRSPCLVTYQGGGEEMAMSEEEYLQQIWDSTAEEGRSYEAPLPPAVSSPELQAVSSKLETRGLREGEVHPYASGAMDGVELLTPQSDQQESAPNSDEGYYDSTTPGPEDETGDGLCEIKKDRLPRDSYSGDALYEFYEPDDTLMSPSHGEQSLFESKVSHPEVFSYFLDFCLPAEKNLIQMMDQKRGVMETEEERLAAIQKELLFWELQREPGLKRLEVPSKEKCPREKQHVECKTRAANLIGKNQSCLGSEQIASQALNRSVNGGVLVARAENPEWSDFPGPLCPENCYNSQKAQGSCLIQLMKNNPGLNSDPDCALFGGSLHGSAASAKLGMFPSHRPLEHEGCSQSDHHSGVEAAGREPQADRECEPEHAMSFSQALVEFTSSGTLFSSLSESLGSSDSGSSFTQNLPVLPTMVTFDIVDVEQEGEGECEQHLEMNADEDMAASFEAFDESYVQKESFAECDERMFLGYPQGSFQSCNWGVASLPRHLRLHELSPAMPAPLSLNRRSRSLDTESLEFELAELQISKNGLKPCQLWSKWDKKYSDGARSSRSKEEAELSAPEGGEANGVLSWPGLQHLQYNTELAPGGIKPWGFAPAAGMQSSWEPSDRSGADSPFLPLSRSSARETLERQPQDLGPNRLLVRPSNLPLQPDTRQPQEASGSYRYCGEAPAKKLARVLPLGEPEPPQCISFAQSPEKPAKCKPVGVTQGMPQFRDSDDTETLKSSACFTERYGSAGKELLKARAAPGNALPSGCLSTAVNCDPPLSNTVHDAKCGSSPSAQSHCC